A portion of the Parambassis ranga chromosome 22, fParRan2.1, whole genome shotgun sequence genome contains these proteins:
- the kcnk5a gene encoding potassium channel subfamily K member 5, producing MVDKGPLLTSAIIFYLSIGAAIFQVLEEPNWKQAVKSYSEEKAKILEDYPCLSKDDLDRILQAVSDAAGQGVTITGSKTFNNWNWPNAVIFAATVITTIGYGNIAPKTSAGRVFCIFYGLFGVPLCLTWISELGKFFGGRAKHLGQYLTKKGFSLRKAQFTCTAIFLLWGVLVHLVLPPFVFMCQEGWTYVEGLYFSFVTLTTIGFGDLVAGVEPNKDYPTLYRYFVEVWIYLGLAWLSLFFNWKVRMLIEAHKALKKRRKLRKLSLDELRHYKESHKASPRLPPTPNDVNIFSFLSKKQEGYNDLIKQIGSKKESRSNSTNANAANKAKEMARSQSCNDAPMFNGHSILSLDRSPRQKRRYSFSDRVTVAFSKSKNYLLGSDNGLLLTEDQVEGDLELVQDQVFENQLDKDIDLENGGDGDCGAGGRRTWDSKEYHSLTFQNANITFVDEENFLSNNLEDLEEDEDGDDDDSKAKLSITTCDENIEMNSKEEEQSFESEGSVFTSDGSERNHSYEKLVEEYSKEDNTHS from the exons ATGGTAGATAAAGGCCCCTTGTTGACCTCCGCCATTATTTTTTACCTGTCCATTGGGGCAGCAATTTTTCAAGTCCTGGAGGAGCCCAACTGGAAGCAGGCTGTGAAGAGTTACAGTGAAGAGAAGGCTAAAATACTTGAGGACTATCCCTGTCTGTCGAAAGATGATTTGGACAGAATATTACAG gcgGTGTCAGACGCAGCAGGCCAAGGGGTCACCATAACGGGCAGCAAGACGTTCAACAACTGGAACTGGCCAAATGCTGTTATCTTCGCAGCCACTGTTATCACAACTATCG gatATGGCAACATTGCTCCGAAAACATCAGCCGGCCGTGTATTCTGCATCTTCTACGGCCTCTTTGGCGTCCCTTTATGTCTCACCTGGATCAGCGAGCTCGGGAAGTTCTTTGGTGGCAGAGCCAAGCATTTGGGCCAGTATTTAACCAAAAAAGGATTTTCACTA agaaaaGCTCAGTTTACCTGCACGGCTATTTTTCTCCTCTGGGGTGTGCTGGTCCATTTAGTCCTTCCACcttttgtgttcatgtgtcagGAGGGTTGGACATACGTAGAAGGCTTGTACTTCTCATTTGTCACCTTGACCACTATTGGTTTTGGGGACTTGGTAGCAG GCGTGGAGCCTAATAAAGACTATCCGACTCTTTATCGTTACTTTGTGGAAGTGTGGATCTATCTAGGCTTGGCCTGGCTTTCTCTGTTCTTTAACTGGAAGGTCCGGATGTTGATTGAGGCCCACAAGGCACTGAAGAAACGCCGCAAGCTCCGTAAGCTCTCCCTGGACGAGCTTCGGCACTACAAAGAGTCTCACAAAGCCTCCCCTCGCCTGCCGCCCACTCCTAATGACGTCaacattttcagcttcctgtccaaGAAGCAGGAAGGCTACAATGACTTGATAAAGCAGATCGGCTCCAAAAAAGAGAGCAGATCGAACAGCACCAATGCCAACGCCGCCAATAAAGCCAAAGAGATGGCACGCTCTCAGAGTTGCAACGACGCTCCCATGTTTAATGGCCACTCCATCCTCAGCCTGGACCGCTCACCGCGTCAGAAGAGGCGCTACAGCTTCAGTGACCGGGTCACAGTTGCTTTTTCAAAGTCCAAAAACTACCTCCTGGGCTCAGACAATGGTTTACTGCTAACGGAGGACCAGGTGGAGGGTGACCTGGAGCTTGTCCAGGACCAGGTATTCGAGAACCAACTTGACAAGGACATCGACTTGGAGAacggaggagatggagactgtGGAGCAGGTGGGCGAAGGACGTGGGACTCCAAAGAGTACCACTCTCTAACATTCCAGAACGCAAACATTACCTTTGTAGATGAGGAAAACTTCCTCAGCAATAACTTGGAGGACTtggaagaggatgaagatggcGACGATGATGACTCTAAAGCAAAACTGTCCATTACTACGTGTGATGAAAACATTGAAATGAACTccaaggaggaggagcagagttTTGAGTCTGAGGGGTCCGTTTTCACCAGTGACGGTTCAGAACGCAACCACTCCTACGAGAAACTTGTAGAGGAATATTCAAAGGAGGACAACACACACTCTTGA